A window from Podospora bellae-mahoneyi strain CBS 112042 chromosome 1 map unlocalized CBS112042p_1, whole genome shotgun sequence encodes these proteins:
- the ROK1 gene encoding RNA-dependent ATPase rok1 (COG:A; EggNog:ENOG503NUDA): MDILKILSRGTKPNPKKQTAKGSAAAVAATAKLPSAGAVPHPQLFNDPVSSSSRGKKRKRKNKSGDKDAEDDWPGNDDEDDLSDVDFFAPPKPRTEAVQQHNEEDGEGQKKKKNKKRKVKTLDEDECKQILRSHRLKFTLLSESVGGVAESEARAVEGKKEKRKTSKEGGEEEGKEKGPKKGKLAQLWPQPLTAFGQLKYDYGINQTLADNITRQGFKVPTEVQMGALPLLLQPGTALGDKEMEKGVDFLAVAPTGSGKTITFLIPAIEGILKARGEVNEGEEVKNELRAIVVAPTRELASQIVNEGRKLAIGTGVRVVLMKRGLRLQAEGRAEKAEEDSDSEDEEEKPEEAEHDQDEDEEDKEDSDEEDGDDKKKDQKEKPLARVDILVTTPKILLNFLSDDGKLTNSKRTLPTVRSLILDEADVLLDPIFRKQTMAIWKSCVHSDVALTCWSATMASNIEALVTKHLSKRAKHFNISRPLIRLVVGLKDTAVPNVTHKLIYTATEQGKLLALRQLLHPASSSDSGPPLRPPFIVFTQTIDRAKALHKELQFDIPLEAGGQARIAVLHSSLSDQIRSKIMTKFRTGEVWVLITTDVLARGVDFAGVNGVVNYDVPTSAAGYVHRAGRTGRAGREGGVAVTFYTKEDIPFVKSVANVIAASEKQAGKAGSGEESVKKWLLDALPKVAKEDKRKLKVRGVEARRAGGKEASITTQSSWERRKENNKRQAIEASKKRKRMALQAEKQGGGKKKDDDGDEWGGLDD, from the coding sequence ATGGATATCCTCAAAATTCTCTCCCGAGGCACAAAGCCAAACCCGAAAAAGCAAACCGCAAAGGGTTCAGCCGCCGCAGTCGCAGCCACAGCAAAGCTCCCTTCCGCCGGCGCGGTCCCCCACCCGCAGCTCTTCAACGACCCGgtatcttcctcctcgagggggaagaagaggaagaggaagaataAGAGTGGTGATAAAGATGCTGAAGATGACTGGCCGGGaaacgacgacgaggacgacctAAGCGACGTCGACTTTTTCGCGCCGCCCAAGCCCAGGACTGAGGCTGTTCAGCAACAcaatgaagaggatggagaaggccaaaagaaaaagaagaacaaaaagcGCAAGGTCAAGACgctggacgaggacgaaTGCAAGCAGATTTTGAGGTCGCACAGGTTAAAATTTACGTTGCTGTCCGAAtcggttggtggtgttgctgagtCGGAAGCGCGGGCGGtagaggggaagaaggagaagaggaaaacgtcgaaggaggggggggaggaagagggcaaGGAAAAAGGGCCCAAAAAGGGAAAACTTGCGCAACTCTGGCCCCAGCCTTTGACTGCGTTTGGGCAGCTGAAGTATGATTATGGGATCAATCAGACTTTGGCAGATAATATTACACGACAGGGGTTTAAAGTCCCCACGGAAGTGCAGATGGGCGCGCTGCCGCTTTTGTTGCAGCCGGGGACGGCGCTGGGGGAtaaggagatggagaagggggtggacTTTTTGGCCGTTGCGCCGACGGGGAGCGGGAAGACGATTACGTTTTTGATCCCGGCTATTGAGGGGATTTTGAAGGctaggggggaggtgaatgagggggaagaggtcaAGAATGAGCTGAGGGCGATTGTGGTTGCGCCTACGAGGGAGTTGGCGAGTCAGATTGTCAATGAGGGGAGGAAGTTGGCTATTGGgacgggggtgagggttgtgttgatgaagagggggttgagatTGCAGGCAGAGGGTAGAGcggagaaggctgaggaggatagTGACTctgaggatgaagaggagaagccaGAGGAGGCAGAGCACGAccaggacgaggatgaggaagacaAGGAAGAcagtgacgaggaggatggcgacgacaagaaaaaagatcAGAAAGAAAAACCTCTGGCGAGAGTTGATATCCTCGTTACCACCCCGAaaatcctcctcaactttcTGTCTGACGACGGCAAGCTCACCAACTCCAAGAGAACCCTCCCCACAGTCCGaagcctcatcctcgacgaaGCCGACGTCCTCCTCGACCCCATCTTCCGCAAGCAAACCATGGCCATCTGGAAGTCTTGCGTTCACTCCGACGTAGCCCTGACCTGCTGGTCAGCAACAATGGCCTCTAACATCGAAGCCCTGGTGACAAAACACCTCTCCAAACGCGCCAAACACTTCAACATCTCCCGCCCTCTCATTCGTCTGGTAGTCGGCCTCAAAGACACCGCCGTTCCCAACGTAACCCACAAGCTGATTTACACCGCCACCGAGCAAGGCAAGCTCCTGGCACTCcgacaactcctccacccagcctcctcttccgacTCCGGGCCCCCATTGCGCCCCCCATTTATAGTGTTTACCCAAACCATTGACCGCGCCAAGGCCCTGCATAAAGAACTGCAATTTGACATCCCCCTCGAAGCGGGCGGGCAGGCCCGAATCGCAGTTCTTCACTCCTCGCTGAGTGACCAGATCCGCTCCAAAATCATGACAAAGTTCCGGACGGGTGAAGTCTGGGTTTTGATCACAACCGACGTCCTCGCCCGGGGCGTGGATTTTGCAGGTGTGAACGGTGTTGTCAACTATGACGTCCCTACTTCAGCGGCGGGGTATGTTCACCGTGCCGGGCGGACTGGTCGtgctgggagggagggtggtgtagcTGTTACTTTTTACACAAAGGAGGATATCCCGTTTGTGAAGTCGGTGGCGAACGTCATTGCTGCGAGTGAAAAGCAGGCTGGTAAGGCGGGCAGTGGGGAGGAGTCGGTCAAGAAGTGGCTTTTGGATGCGCTGCCCAAGGTTGCGAAGGAGGATAAGAGGaagttgaaggtgaggggtgtcgaggcgaggagggctgGAGGAAAAGAGGCGAGTATTACTACGCAGAGCagctgggagaggaggaaggagaatAATAAACGGCAGGCGATTGAGGCGAgtaagaagaggaagaggatggcgtTGCAGGCGGAGAAgcaaggtggtggaaagaagaaggatgatgatggggacgaatggggtgggttggatgaTTAG
- a CDS encoding uncharacterized protein (EggNog:ENOG503Q3T1; COG:S) gives MCFGSKKNLYDGDDLPPRPAPGQAPQQPTYAPEPKASASSSYQAQPQQHQHQQQYNQPPPPSPLSAVQPPASWNSNNPYSQTQATPHTMPVHNPNAPAELPANDYAPPPGPPPSHTRPAVESYAPPPGPPPSHRTGNDYAPPLGPPPPHSHGAGDDFAPPPGPPPSHGASNNYASISPPSAPPIPAASKPQETKHDWESVVPDTSLFPPPPAFFAAYDSSHATNATEAEAEAGEAWCRQHPLSPPIDLDHHSLEAQNNHNPRLMVPDVFKGTLQFKEHGIWAGQTDRNATDSCIIGYPPLYTVKTHSPFTSPTPEKTIYYEVAITSAANPHEICLSLGFTALPYPSFRQPGWHRGSLAVHGDDGHKFINDRWGGKDFTGPFRVGERYGVGMTFTAVAGRMETEIFFTRNGLQAGRWNLHEEGDSTDLPVTGLEGYHDLSCAVGTYGGVGFEVIFRPETWLFLPEGYYPGKSG, from the exons ATGTGTTTCGGCAGCAAAAAGAACCTCtatgatggggatgatctCCCCCCACGACCAGCTCCAGGGCAGGCGCCTCAGCAGCCAACGTATGCACCTGAGCCAAAAGCAAGCGCTTCGTCATCATACCAGGCACAgccccagcagcatcagcatcagcagcaatataaccagccgccgcctcctAGCCCCCTCTCTGCTGTTCAACCTCCAGCATCCTGGAATTCCAATAATCCGTACAGCCAGACACAAGCTACACCTCACACCATGCCCG TCCACAACCCTAATGCACCAGCTGAGTTACCAGCCAACGACTatgcccctcccccggggccgcctccttctcataCCCGGCCGGCCGTAGAGAGCTATGCGCCTCCTCCCGgaccacccccttctcacAGAACCGGGAATGACTACGCACCTCCCCTGggaccaccgccgccccatTCCCACGGAGCTGGTGACGACTTTGCTCCTCCACCCGGgcctccaccctctcacGGAGCTAGCAACAACTACGCCTCCATTTCCCCTCCCAGCGCTCCTCCCATTCCCGCAGCATCTAAACCCCAGGAGACCAAGCACGACTGGGAGTCAGTCGTCCCCGacacctctctctttccaccccctcctgctTTCTTCGCGGCGTATGACTCCTCTCACGCAACCAACGCCACCgaggccgaagccgaagcagGCGAGGCATGGTGCCGTCAgcaccccctttccccgcCCATTGACCTCGACCACCACTCCCTGGAGGctcaaaacaaccacaacccccgtCTGATGGTCCCCGATGTTTTCAAGGGAACCCTCCAGTTCAAAGAGCACGGCATTTGGGCCGGTCAAACAGACAGGAACGCCACTGATTCTTg CATCATCGGCTATCCCCCCCTCTACACAGTAAAAACCCACTctcccttcacctcccccaccccagaAAAGACAATCTACTACGAAGTCGCCATCACTTCGGCCGCCAACCCCCACGAGATTTGTCTCAGTCTGGGGTTCACCGCCCTCCCTTACCCATCCTTCCGGCAGCCTGGCTGGCACCGCGGGTCGTTGGCTGTTCACGGTGATGACGGCCACAAGTTCATCAATGACCGGTGGGGAGGCAAGGACTTTACGGGACCGTTTAGAGTCGGGGAGAGGTATGGTGTCGGTATGACTTTTACCGCGGTGGCAGGGAGGATGGAGACGGAGATTTTCTTTACGAGGAACGGGCTGCAGGCTGGGAGGTGGAATTTGCACGAGGAGGGTGACTCGACTGATTTGCCCGTGAcagggttggaggggtatCATGATTTGAGTTGTGCGGTAGGCACAtatgggggggttggttttgagGTGATTTTTAGGCCGGAGACGTGGTTGTTTTTGCCGGAGGGGTATTATCCTGGGAAGAGTGGGTAG